The following coding sequences lie in one Candidatus Planktophila sulfonica genomic window:
- the carB gene encoding carbamoyl-phosphate synthase large subunit, protein MARDTSIKSVLVIGSGPIVIGQACEFDYSGTQACRVLRAEGIRVILVNSNPATIMTDPEFADATYIEPITPEFIERIIAKERPDAVLATLGGQTALNAAIGLFEAGTLDKYNVKLIGADVAAIERGENRELFRAIVEKVGGESARSIICHTMDDVMGAVGQLGYPAVIRPSFTMGGLGSGIAFDEETLRQIAGAGLRHSPTSEVLIEESIIGWKEYELEVMRDKVDNVVIVCSIENIDPMGVHTGDSITVAPALTLTDVEYQKLRDLSISIIREVGVDTGGCNIQFAVNPDTGRIIVIEMNPRVSRSSALASKATGFPIAKIATKLAIGYTLDEIKNDITQVTPASFEPTLDYIVVKAPRFAFEKFQDADPRLTTTMKSVGEAMAIGRSFPEALMKALRSLERKEAIFTFTDARSTDEKSSLLESMKMPTEYRLQQVQRALWLGATMDEVFASTKIDRWYLRQIEIINDVARTIGEPGELTFDLLKLAKSTGFSDAQIATVRGMAEADVRKVRHQVNLRPVYKTVDTCAAEFEAFTPYHYSSYEEETEVRPRTKPAVIILGSGPNRIGQGIEFDYSCVHASFTLRAADYETIMINCNPETVSTDYDTSDRLYFEPLTLEDVLEIVHAESQAGPVLGVITQLGGQTPLGLAAGLKAAGVTILGTSPDAINLAEERGAFGQVLKDQGLTAPEFGMASSQMEALSIAQRIGYPVLVRPSFVLGGRGMEIVYDDEALSGFISRATDITPDHPVLVDRFLDSAIELDVDALYDGTELFLGGIMEHIEEAGIHSGDSACVLPAMTISDSQRVQIREATLKIAQGVGVSGLINIQFAMADQVLYVLEANPRASRTVPFVSKATGVPLAKAAARISLGSTIAELRAEGLLPAQGDAVAKGISVKEAVLPWNRFRRADGRGVDAVLGPEMRSTGEVMGIAATFGESYAKSQISSFGPLPKSGTVFISLADKDKKHGIAPAQGLSALGFRLLATDGTASYLAEHGVSTVVVRKNSQGTGPMGEKTIVEMLNAGHIDLVINTPVGRGTRADGWAIRTAAVQRSIPIITTTAGFSAAVEGIKALQAGELSVSPIQEWLKR, encoded by the coding sequence ATGGCACGCGATACTTCGATTAAGAGCGTTCTCGTTATTGGTTCAGGCCCGATTGTGATTGGTCAAGCGTGCGAATTCGATTACTCAGGCACACAAGCTTGTCGAGTTCTTCGAGCCGAAGGCATCCGTGTCATTTTGGTTAACTCAAACCCTGCAACAATCATGACGGATCCTGAATTTGCGGATGCAACCTATATCGAACCGATTACCCCTGAATTCATCGAACGCATCATTGCCAAAGAACGTCCAGATGCTGTTCTTGCAACGCTTGGTGGTCAGACCGCACTCAATGCTGCGATAGGACTCTTCGAAGCCGGAACACTTGATAAGTACAACGTGAAATTGATTGGCGCTGATGTGGCGGCTATCGAAAGAGGCGAGAACCGAGAGCTATTTAGAGCTATTGTTGAAAAGGTCGGGGGAGAATCAGCTCGTTCCATTATTTGTCACACAATGGATGATGTCATGGGCGCAGTTGGGCAACTTGGCTATCCGGCGGTTATTCGTCCATCTTTCACCATGGGCGGACTTGGTTCAGGTATTGCCTTTGATGAGGAAACACTTCGTCAGATTGCCGGTGCTGGTCTTCGACATAGCCCAACTTCTGAAGTTCTCATCGAAGAGTCAATCATTGGTTGGAAAGAGTACGAACTTGAAGTAATGCGCGACAAGGTCGATAACGTTGTTATCGTCTGTAGTATCGAGAATATCGATCCCATGGGTGTTCACACCGGAGATTCGATCACTGTCGCCCCAGCTCTGACTTTGACTGATGTTGAGTACCAGAAGCTTCGCGATCTATCGATCTCAATCATTCGTGAAGTCGGTGTCGATACGGGTGGATGTAATATCCAATTCGCAGTTAACCCTGACACGGGTCGCATCATCGTCATCGAAATGAATCCACGCGTATCTCGATCGAGTGCACTTGCTTCAAAGGCGACAGGTTTCCCCATCGCCAAGATTGCAACCAAACTAGCAATCGGTTATACCCTCGATGAGATTAAGAATGACATCACGCAGGTAACTCCAGCATCATTCGAGCCAACACTCGATTACATCGTTGTGAAAGCTCCACGTTTTGCCTTTGAAAAGTTCCAGGATGCAGATCCACGCTTAACGACCACGATGAAGAGCGTTGGCGAGGCGATGGCCATCGGACGCTCATTCCCTGAAGCTCTTATGAAGGCACTACGTTCACTAGAACGTAAGGAAGCAATTTTCACCTTTACGGATGCACGTTCAACAGACGAAAAGTCCAGCCTTCTCGAGTCGATGAAGATGCCGACTGAATATCGACTTCAGCAAGTTCAACGCGCACTCTGGTTGGGTGCAACGATGGATGAAGTTTTCGCCTCAACCAAGATAGATCGTTGGTATTTGCGCCAAATCGAAATCATTAACGATGTAGCGCGAACTATTGGTGAACCAGGCGAACTCACTTTTGATCTTTTGAAGTTAGCAAAATCGACTGGGTTCTCAGATGCTCAGATTGCAACTGTTCGCGGAATGGCTGAGGCAGATGTCCGCAAAGTGCGCCATCAAGTAAATCTTCGTCCTGTATACAAGACGGTTGATACATGTGCGGCAGAGTTCGAGGCCTTTACTCCATACCATTACTCAAGCTATGAGGAAGAGACGGAAGTTCGTCCACGAACAAAGCCTGCCGTCATAATCCTTGGCAGTGGTCCTAACCGAATCGGTCAGGGAATTGAATTCGATTATTCGTGCGTTCACGCCTCCTTCACCTTACGTGCTGCAGATTATGAAACCATCATGATTAACTGCAACCCAGAGACAGTGTCGACTGACTACGACACTTCAGATCGCCTCTACTTCGAGCCGCTTACCCTTGAAGATGTTCTTGAAATTGTTCATGCCGAATCACAGGCTGGTCCAGTGCTTGGTGTCATCACACAACTGGGTGGGCAGACGCCGCTTGGTTTAGCTGCAGGGCTCAAAGCTGCAGGCGTCACGATTCTTGGAACAAGCCCTGATGCAATTAACTTGGCTGAAGAGCGAGGTGCATTTGGTCAGGTTCTTAAGGATCAAGGACTGACAGCACCGGAATTCGGAATGGCTTCTTCTCAAATGGAAGCTCTCTCCATCGCACAACGTATTGGTTATCCAGTTCTGGTTCGCCCAAGTTTTGTTCTTGGCGGTCGCGGCATGGAGATTGTTTACGATGATGAGGCCCTTTCAGGCTTCATTTCGCGCGCTACAGATATCACTCCGGACCACCCAGTACTTGTTGATCGATTCCTAGATTCTGCAATCGAACTTGATGTCGATGCACTTTATGACGGAACTGAGCTCTTCCTCGGTGGAATCATGGAACATATTGAAGAAGCTGGAATTCACTCTGGCGATAGCGCATGTGTATTGCCTGCAATGACGATTTCTGATTCGCAAAGAGTGCAGATCCGCGAAGCAACGTTAAAGATTGCCCAAGGCGTTGGGGTTTCCGGACTCATCAATATTCAATTCGCAATGGCTGATCAAGTTCTTTATGTACTCGAAGCAAATCCACGCGCATCGCGCACCGTGCCATTCGTCAGCAAGGCAACAGGCGTCCCTCTCGCAAAAGCTGCAGCGCGAATCTCTCTTGGTTCGACAATTGCAGAGTTGCGCGCAGAAGGTCTACTTCCAGCACAAGGCGATGCCGTTGCAAAGGGGATTAGCGTCAAGGAGGCTGTGCTTCCATGGAACCGCTTCCGACGAGCAGATGGTCGCGGAGTCGATGCAGTACTTGGACCTGAGATGCGTTCGACTGGTGAGGTGATGGGCATTGCAGCGACATTCGGTGAGTCTTATGCCAAGTCGCAGATAAGTTCTTTTGGACCACTTCCTAAGTCAGGGACTGTATTTATCTCACTGGCGGATAAAGATAAGAAGCACGGGATTGCACCTGCACAAGGATTATCGGCGCTCGGATTTAGACTCCTTGCAACCGATGGAACAGCTTCATATCTTGCAGAACATGGAGTATCGACTGTTGTCGTCCGAAAGAATTCGCAAGGAACTGGACCAATGGGTGAGAAGACAATTGTCGAAATGCTCAACGCAGGTCACATTGATCTTGTTATCAATACCCCCGTTGGTCGTGGTACCCGAGCAGATGGCTGGGCTATTCGCACAGCGGCTGTTCAGCGTTCTATTCCTATCATCACGACGACAGCTGGTTTCAGCGCTGCTGTCGAAGGAATCAAGGCCTTACAGGCGGGCGAATTGAGCGTTTCGCCAATTCAAGAGTGGTTGAAACGCTAA
- the carA gene encoding glutamine-hydrolyzing carbamoyl-phosphate synthase small subunit has protein sequence MSKAFFVLDDGRIFEGTSWAATGKTFGEAVFQTGMTGYQETLTDPSYHKQVVVMTAPHIGNTGVNAYDNESKKYWVAGFVVRNPSTLTSNWRSENDLEAELISQGIVGIQGVDTRAITRHLRDRGAMRVGIFSGLELSREEMVIEVRKQQAMSGAYLSDDVSTDTTYVVPAIGEKKFTVAALDLGIKGATPRAMAERGIEVHVMPYNSSFADIQAINPDGVFLSNGPGDPATMTETIDLVREVLGEEIPVFGICFGHQILGRALGFETYKLQFGHRGINQPVLDRKTGKVEITAHNHGFALQAPTDSGFSTVYGPGQVTHVSLNDGVVEGLELTERGAFSVQYHPEAAAGPHDAAYLFDRFVDLMVAYPRKVEAL, from the coding sequence ATGAGTAAAGCTTTCTTCGTACTCGATGATGGCCGAATCTTCGAGGGAACATCATGGGCAGCTACCGGTAAAACTTTTGGTGAGGCCGTCTTTCAGACAGGAATGACGGGATATCAAGAGACTCTGACGGATCCTTCGTATCACAAGCAAGTTGTTGTGATGACTGCGCCCCATATCGGCAATACCGGCGTCAATGCCTATGACAATGAATCTAAGAAGTATTGGGTTGCTGGTTTCGTCGTACGAAACCCTTCGACGCTGACAAGCAATTGGCGAAGCGAGAATGACTTAGAGGCTGAATTGATTAGCCAGGGCATTGTTGGAATTCAAGGCGTTGATACTCGAGCAATTACTCGCCATTTACGCGATCGAGGCGCAATGCGCGTAGGCATCTTCTCAGGTCTTGAACTATCTCGCGAAGAGATGGTTATAGAGGTTCGTAAGCAACAGGCAATGAGCGGCGCTTACTTGAGTGATGATGTTTCTACGGACACAACTTATGTAGTTCCAGCAATCGGTGAAAAGAAATTTACCGTTGCAGCACTTGATCTAGGTATCAAAGGCGCAACACCTCGTGCCATGGCTGAACGTGGGATTGAAGTTCATGTCATGCCATACAACTCATCATTTGCAGATATCCAAGCTATAAATCCGGATGGTGTATTTCTCTCTAACGGTCCCGGAGATCCAGCAACGATGACCGAGACCATTGATTTGGTACGTGAAGTTCTCGGTGAAGAGATTCCAGTCTTTGGTATCTGCTTCGGCCACCAAATTCTTGGTCGCGCTCTTGGTTTCGAAACCTATAAATTGCAATTCGGTCATCGTGGAATCAATCAACCTGTTTTGGATCGCAAGACCGGAAAAGTGGAAATCACTGCGCATAATCATGGGTTTGCGCTCCAAGCTCCAACCGATTCAGGATTCTCGACTGTTTATGGCCCCGGCCAGGTGACGCACGTATCGCTTAATGACGGAGTTGTTGAAGGTCTAGAACTCACAGAACGCGGCGCTTTCAGCGTTCAGTATCACCCAGAAGCGGCAGCCGGTCCTCATGATGCCGCTTATCTCTTCGATCGCTTCGTTGACCTCATGGTTGCTTATCCAAGAAAAGTTGAGGCTCTTTAA
- a CDS encoding dihydroorotase: MSSTILISGGTLPDGKKSDLLIKDGKIAEISPKIESSDARIIDASKSVVLPGLVDLHTHLREPGKEDAETVESGSQAGVKGGFTALSAMANTSPVADTAGVVEQVYRLGQSTGLLDVFPIGAVTRGLEGEHLAEIGAMADSVARVRVFSDDGHCVFDPLVMRRALEYVKKFNGVIAQHAQEPRLTQGSQMNEGIVSSQLGLKGWPAIAEEAIIARDVLLADHVQARLHICHLTTAGGVEIIRWAKARGINVTAEVTPHHLLLTDELARSYDPVFKVNPPLRTEADVMALREALADGTIDIVATDHAPHPAETKECEWQEASFGMLGLETALSIVNKTMVETGLINWATVAERMSYAPARIGLYENHGQELKVGAPAHIAVMDPTSLFRVDRDLVASRSRNTPFHGMELPGQIVATIFNGEVVFEGGRS; encoded by the coding sequence ATGAGTTCAACAATTCTCATCTCGGGAGGCACGCTGCCAGATGGAAAGAAATCTGATCTTCTTATCAAGGATGGAAAGATCGCTGAGATTTCACCAAAGATTGAATCAAGCGATGCTCGGATCATCGATGCTTCGAAATCAGTTGTACTTCCAGGTCTTGTAGATCTACATACTCACTTACGTGAGCCAGGTAAGGAAGATGCTGAAACTGTGGAATCCGGATCGCAAGCTGGCGTTAAGGGTGGATTTACCGCGCTGAGCGCCATGGCAAACACTTCACCTGTTGCAGATACCGCTGGAGTTGTGGAACAGGTTTACCGCCTCGGTCAATCAACAGGTTTGCTTGATGTCTTTCCTATTGGAGCTGTCACTCGCGGACTGGAAGGCGAACATTTAGCCGAGATCGGAGCAATGGCTGACTCTGTTGCCCGCGTTCGAGTTTTCAGTGATGATGGACATTGCGTCTTTGATCCTCTGGTGATGCGTCGCGCTCTTGAATATGTGAAGAAGTTCAATGGCGTGATAGCACAACATGCGCAAGAACCACGTCTGACCCAAGGTTCACAGATGAACGAGGGAATTGTTTCATCGCAACTTGGCCTCAAGGGATGGCCAGCAATTGCTGAAGAAGCAATTATCGCCCGCGACGTTCTTCTTGCAGATCACGTTCAAGCTCGCTTACATATTTGCCACTTAACTACAGCCGGCGGTGTTGAGATTATCCGTTGGGCGAAAGCTCGTGGCATAAACGTGACTGCAGAAGTTACTCCGCATCATTTACTTCTTACCGATGAACTTGCACGCAGCTACGATCCGGTATTTAAAGTAAATCCACCTCTTCGCACTGAAGCAGATGTGATGGCACTTCGTGAAGCTCTTGCCGATGGAACTATCGATATTGTTGCAACGGATCACGCACCGCATCCTGCAGAGACCAAGGAGTGCGAATGGCAAGAAGCATCCTTCGGAATGCTTGGCCTCGAGACGGCGCTCAGTATTGTGAACAAGACCATGGTCGAGACAGGTCTCATCAATTGGGCGACAGTGGCCGAACGCATGAGCTATGCGCCAGCGCGAATCGGCCTTTATGAAAACCATGGCCAAGAGCTCAAGGTAGGTGCGCCTGCGCACATTGCTGTGATGGACCCAACCTCACTGTTCAGGGTCGATAGAGACCTAGTAGCCTCAAGAAGTCGCAATACTCCGTTCCATGGCATGGAGCTGCCAGGCCAGATTGTCGCAACAATCTTTAACGGTGAGGTTGTTTTTGAAGGGGGTCGTTCATGA
- a CDS encoding aspartate carbamoyltransferase catalytic subunit gives MRHLLSISDLSKVEALQILNTAEELARVSDGPMKKLPTLRGRTIVNLFAEDSTRTRISFEAAAKRLSADVINFSAKGSSVSKGESLKDTAQTLQAMGADAVIIRHSASGAAQRLADSQWMTGSVVNAGDGTHEHPSQALLDAFTIRRHLAHGGDDLTGLHVAIVGDVLHSRVARSNVLLLTKLGAQVTLVAPPTLLPVGVESWPVKVSYDFDSIIESVDAVMMLRIQMERMTELFFPNAREYSRYFGLNKDRLKKMKPTAIVMHPGPMNRGLEITADSADSARSVILEQVTNGVSVRMAILYLLLAGSQEIGASE, from the coding sequence ATGCGCCATCTTCTCTCGATCTCAGATCTCAGTAAAGTCGAAGCACTTCAAATTCTCAATACAGCAGAAGAACTCGCAAGAGTTTCTGATGGGCCAATGAAGAAGTTGCCGACTCTTCGAGGTCGCACGATTGTAAATTTATTTGCTGAAGATTCGACTCGTACTCGCATCTCTTTTGAAGCAGCGGCAAAGAGATTGTCTGCAGATGTCATTAACTTCTCTGCAAAGGGATCGAGTGTCAGTAAAGGTGAATCCCTGAAAGACACTGCGCAAACTTTGCAAGCTATGGGAGCAGACGCAGTAATCATTCGTCATAGCGCATCTGGCGCCGCACAGCGCCTAGCAGACAGTCAATGGATGACTGGGTCTGTCGTGAATGCAGGCGATGGAACGCACGAACACCCAAGTCAAGCGTTGCTCGACGCCTTCACGATTCGTAGACACTTGGCGCATGGGGGAGACGACCTTACTGGTTTACATGTTGCCATCGTGGGTGATGTTCTGCACTCACGCGTTGCGCGTTCAAATGTCCTCTTGCTAACAAAGCTTGGCGCACAGGTAACACTCGTCGCTCCGCCAACACTTCTTCCGGTCGGAGTCGAGTCATGGCCGGTGAAGGTTTCTTACGACTTCGATTCAATTATCGAATCAGTGGATGCCGTAATGATGCTTCGAATTCAGATGGAGCGAATGACAGAACTCTTCTTCCCAAATGCTCGCGAATATTCGCGCTACTTCGGACTCAATAAGGATCGTCTCAAGAAGATGAAACCCACTGCAATCGTGATGCACCCAGGACCGATGAACCGTGGCCTTGAGATCACAGCCGATAGCGCCGATAGCGCCCGTTCGGTAATTCTCGAGCAGGTAACCAACGGTGTCAGCGTCAGAATGGCAATTCTTTATCTACTTCTCGCAGGGTCTCAAGAGATTGGAGCATCAGAATGA
- the pyrR gene encoding bifunctional pyr operon transcriptional regulator/uracil phosphoribosyltransferase PyrR, with protein MSLALPAPDMARAITRISHEILERNSGSDSITLLGIPTRGAHLAARIAANIEAIEGKPVQSGTLDITLHRDDLRMRPPRALMPTTIPSLGVEDRNIILIDDVLFSGRTIRAALDALGEIGRPKTVQLAVLVDRGHRQLPIKADYVGKNLPTSPTQIIKVQFTELDGVDAVSLEEGGK; from the coding sequence ATGAGCCTTGCCCTGCCGGCGCCAGATATGGCACGCGCTATTACCCGTATTTCCCACGAGATCCTCGAACGTAACTCTGGTTCGGACTCAATCACTCTTCTAGGAATTCCTACACGAGGAGCTCATCTCGCCGCTCGCATCGCTGCCAATATAGAAGCTATCGAAGGGAAGCCGGTTCAATCCGGAACCTTAGATATCACTTTGCATCGTGATGATCTCCGCATGCGCCCACCAAGAGCCCTGATGCCCACAACTATTCCTTCACTTGGAGTCGAAGATCGCAACATCATCTTGATTGATGATGTTCTCTTCTCTGGCCGAACAATCCGTGCCGCCCTCGATGCACTCGGTGAAATTGGTCGCCCAAAGACAGTCCAGTTAGCTGTTCTGGTAGATCGTGGACATAGACAACTTCCGATCAAGGCTGATTACGTCGGCAAGAATCTTCCTACCTCGCCAACGCAGATCATCAAAGTTCAATTCACTGAACTCGATGGCGTAGATGCTGTCTCACTCGAAGAAGGAGGCAAGTAA
- a CDS encoding helix-turn-helix domain-containing protein yields the protein MNTQVTIQEVSSKLRAIRTAKSLSLSDVEVLSQGALKAVVLGSYERGARTLSVKRAIAIAELYQVPVSQLFTDEKPIELVTSGKTVIDLRAINRRAHDSSHPSHHRYQLLARVAQRIVRSRQDWNGEVLSLRQSDLETIGILFDEPISEVLNWLEDERILLKKRDG from the coding sequence ATGAATACACAGGTCACCATCCAAGAAGTCTCATCCAAGTTACGTGCCATTAGAACGGCTAAATCGCTCTCATTGAGCGATGTCGAGGTTTTGAGCCAGGGCGCACTTAAAGCGGTCGTATTGGGTTCTTATGAAAGAGGAGCCAGAACACTGAGCGTCAAGCGTGCCATCGCAATTGCAGAGCTATACCAAGTTCCGGTCTCTCAGCTATTCACTGATGAGAAACCCATCGAGTTGGTGACTTCTGGAAAGACCGTCATAGATCTTCGCGCTATCAATAGGCGAGCCCATGACTCTTCGCATCCTTCACACCATCGTTATCAATTGCTGGCCCGCGTAGCGCAGCGAATTGTCCGCTCTCGACAAGATTGGAATGGCGAAGTACTTTCTCTACGTCAGAGCGATCTAGAAACTATTGGAATCCTCTTTGACGAGCCAATTTCAGAAGTACTGAATTGGCTGGAAGATGAACGAATTCTTCTCAAGAAACGAGACGGTTAA
- the nusB gene encoding transcription antitermination factor NusB: MSARSKARKQTLDLLYEADIRGASAAELLTLRDVVEEGPDARPIREFTKTLIAGVTDNKRKIDELIATYAQGWDMDRLPAVDRNILRLGIYEIVWSSDLDDGIAIDEALTLAKELSTDESAGYIHGVLGRISSIKESIAI; encoded by the coding sequence GTGTCAGCACGCAGTAAAGCTCGCAAACAGACTCTAGATTTACTCTACGAGGCTGATATTCGCGGCGCTTCGGCTGCTGAACTCCTTACTCTTCGCGATGTTGTTGAAGAAGGTCCGGATGCACGTCCAATCCGTGAATTCACCAAGACGCTAATTGCTGGCGTAACAGATAACAAGCGCAAGATTGATGAGCTCATTGCTACTTATGCCCAAGGCTGGGATATGGATCGTCTTCCAGCAGTCGATAGAAATATATTGCGTCTGGGAATTTATGAGATTGTGTGGAGTTCTGATCTCGATGATGGAATCGCGATTGATGAAGCTCTCACTCTTGCAAAAGAACTTTCAACCGATGAATCTGCCGGGTATATCCACGGCGTCCTAGGTCGCATCTCTTCAATCAAGGAAAGCATTGCAATTTAA
- the efp gene encoding elongation factor P: protein MATTNDLKNGMTLDIEGQLWTVVEFQHVKPGKGPAFVRTKLKQVMTGKVVDKTFNAGVKVEIAILEKREMNFLYKEGDDFVFMDNVNFDQMTISEATVGDAANYMLENTEAIVAIHEGNPLYIDLPASVPLKITYTEPGLQGDRSSGGTKPATVETGIQIQVPLFIKQDEIVLVDTRDGSYQGRAN, encoded by the coding sequence GTGGCAACAACAAACGATCTCAAGAATGGCATGACCCTCGACATCGAAGGTCAGTTATGGACAGTCGTTGAATTCCAACACGTAAAGCCAGGTAAGGGTCCTGCTTTCGTACGTACCAAGCTCAAGCAGGTAATGACCGGCAAGGTAGTAGATAAGACTTTCAACGCAGGCGTCAAGGTTGAAATCGCAATCCTTGAAAAGCGCGAAATGAACTTCCTCTACAAGGAAGGCGACGACTTCGTCTTCATGGATAACGTTAACTTCGATCAGATGACAATTTCAGAAGCAACTGTCGGAGATGCAGCGAATTACATGCTCGAAAACACTGAAGCCATCGTTGCAATTCACGAGGGAAATCCGCTCTACATCGATCTTCCTGCATCAGTTCCACTCAAGATTACTTACACAGAGCCAGGACTTCAGGGTGACCGTTCATCTGGTGGAACGAAGCCTGCAACAGTTGAAACTGGTATTCAGATTCAAGTGCCACTCTTTATCAAGCAGGATGAAATCGTTCTTGTTGATACTCGCGATGGCTCTTACCAGGGTCGCGCCAACTAG
- the aroQ gene encoding type II 3-dehydroquinate dehydratase: protein MKVLVLNGPNLGRLDIRDSSIYGDMTYPALVSHIEGAAKTHGFDADVRQSNDEAEIIGWLHEAADTNTPVIINPAAFTHYSYAIRDAAELVKAPLIEVHLSNPLAREEFRHTSVISGVANGTIGGFGPNSYVLALIALKALVA, encoded by the coding sequence ATGAAGGTTCTCGTTCTCAATGGTCCTAATTTAGGGCGCCTCGATATTCGCGACTCTTCGATCTATGGAGATATGACTTACCCAGCTCTTGTTTCACATATTGAGGGTGCGGCAAAGACACATGGATTTGATGCGGATGTTCGTCAAAGTAATGACGAGGCAGAAATCATTGGTTGGCTTCATGAAGCCGCAGATACCAACACCCCAGTAATTATCAATCCAGCAGCTTTCACGCACTATTCATATGCGATCCGTGATGCTGCAGAGTTGGTCAAGGCTCCGCTGATTGAAGTTCATCTTTCAAATCCTTTGGCGCGCGAAGAGTTCCGTCATACATCGGTAATTTCTGGTGTGGCCAATGGAACGATTGGTGGTTTCGGACCAAATTCTTACGTTCTGGCGCTTATCGCGCTCAAGGCGCTTGTCGCCTAA